From Amyelois transitella isolate CPQ chromosome 17, ilAmyTran1.1, whole genome shotgun sequence:
caacctgtcactattaaaatctcaattctatcattaaacctaacagctgaacatggccttcttttaagactgctggctctgtctaccccgcaagggatatagacgtgattgtatgaatgaataaatgattcAGATCTGCCTCTATGTTTTCAGACATTCCCATAATATTCAACATATTTACGCTCGTCATTTGCATATGCTACTTTTACGTCTACGTATTCTCCATGGTGTGGTTCGTGTTCTTCAAGTGCATGGAGACTGGTGACGTCATCAGCGCCATGATTGTCTTTGCCTTGGGTATTGCCAGTGAGATCTCTACAATCAAGTTTATTTACATGATCATGTATCAGTAAGTATTGAGTTGTTTACTAATTTTGAGGTGGAATTATGAaagttaaaattcaaaataatctgagagttttttgtaaaaacttgccgttcttttttaggcgatgggctagcaacctgtcgctatttcaatctcaattctatcattaagccaaatagctgaacgtggccattcagtattttcaagactgttggctctgtctaccccgcaagggatatcgacgtgaacttatgtatgtatgtatgtttttgtaaaacaatttatcTTATCTAGCTTTGACGCCGACCCTATCTCCTTTTTGGTACTCCACACTTTGTATACAAAATGTCATGGAGGTCGgacgtgaaagacggacaaacaaacatacaaatacacttcagcatttaaaatattagtaggtatggATTTCATCGTaggtcattattttattaatttacaaacatttcTCCCTATcggttttaaaatgttttgagTTAGTAGCATATAAACCTTTATTTACAGAGAATCTCTTaggaatataataaacaaatttttgatCCATGACTCAAAAGGTGATTCAAATTCAAGATTCACAAATAATCAGCACAAGGTTCTGAGACGAGTGAAAAAGAGAGCGATGATATTTTGGATGATGATCATGGGTAATGGAGTGGTGTACGCCATAAAACCTTTGCTGATGCCCGGGAGACATAATATGGAAGATGTGGAATTCCTCTACGGTAAGGGCCAtaggtgtcgtgtggttcccggcaccaatacaaaaaagaataggaccactacttcatctctttcccacggatgttgtaaaaggcgactaagggattggcttacaaactgggttcttttttaggcgatgtactagcaacatgtcactatttgaatctcaattctatcattaagccaaatagcagaatgtggccattcagtcttttcaagactattggctcggtctaccccacaagggatatagacgtgaccatatgtatgtatgtaagggcCATGAATGGCCAAGGTATGTTTTTCATACCTTTATTTATACGTATGTACTACATAGCTAAATACGCTAATTTAGTTACAATCTAGCCTGTGTTGAATATATGGCTGaaaattagtaattttaaaaactgcctctattttttttttagattcttAATCTGTGATTTACAATTGCATCTTCGACCAAATGCGCCACGTTGAATTCTATTTCACATGGCAAAACTATAAttgcaaatttttgttttttggaaTACGAACTTGTATCtaaattttagtaatttcGTTCTTTCAGGTTTGAAACCACTCGCGGCTTCACCAAACTATGAAATCGCATATTTCCTTTCTTTAGGAGGAGTTATATTTACATGTTATGGTACCGCCAATATCTCTGGGTTTTTCATTATCATAACCGGTTACATAGAAGCGCAAATGTTTAGCCTCAGTGAAGAATTGTTGAGCGTTTGGAACGACGCTCAAAATTATTactataacaattttaatggtACAGAAACATGTTTTAGAGATGAATCTGAAGATATATTGAAAGAGAAACATAGGATTCTTAATAAATACGTAGAGGAACagttacattacattattgaTTATCACACgactaatataaattttctcaatcaaattgaaaatgtgTTTTGTAGTGCTATAGCCATAGAATTTGGTTTGCTTATAATATCTCTTATAGCTGAATTCTTGGGAGGATTAGAGAACACGTACTTGCTGGTGCCTTATGCTTTAGTCCAAGTGACAATGGACTGTATTACGGGGCAGAAGCTTCTAGATTCAAGTATTATGTTCGAAAGAGCAGTGTACGAGAGCAAGTGGGAGAACTTTGATATGACGAATATGAAGACAGTATTGATGATGTTGGTGAATTCTCAGAAGGGGGTCGCGATAAGTGCCGGTGGGTTGGTGAAGCTGAGTTTCATATGTCTCATGTCTGTTGGTCGGATGATCTATCAGACATATACGGCATTGAGATCAGCAGTGAACCGTTGATTTAAACGATAATCTTCTTTAATAGTTAAGGAAAAAGGCTTTGTTTTGCTCAAAGTAacaattcaaaattgttgGTTGGTAAAATTTCACGTATGTAAactgtgaaaataaattaacctgacaaaatactaaaatacatGGACTAGTTCTTCATACTTTAAAGTTGATGCCATCGCCTATAGGAGAAATCCCAAGTGAACTTTAGGtggtttttgttaattttcacttcacaagaaatgaaattaaagtaaaCTGACAAAACTATATGATAACTGATGGAAACTAATGAAGAAA
This genomic window contains:
- the LOC106134375 gene encoding uncharacterized protein LOC106134375 codes for the protein MWSKLRKFGLNECTLRTMVENSAVLLRVLSLNLEPDYKKDIPIIFNIFTLVICICYFYVYVFSMVWFVFFKCMETGDVISAMIVFALGIASEISTIKFIYMIMYQESLRNIINKFLIHDSKGDSNSRFTNNQHKVLRRVKKRAMIFWMMIMGNGVVYAIKPLLMPGRHNMEDVEFLYGLKPLAASPNYEIAYFLSLGGVIFTCYGTANISGFFIIITGYIEAQMFSLSEELLSVWNDAQNYYYNNFNGTETCFRDESEDILKEKHRILNKYVEEQLHYIIDYHTTNINFLNQIENVFCSAIAIEFGLLIISLIAEFLGGLENTYLLVPYALVQVTMDCITGQKLLDSSIMFERAVYESKWENFDMTNMKTVLMMLVNSQKGVAISAGGLVKLSFICLMSVGRMIYQTYTALRSAVNR